In bacterium, one genomic interval encodes:
- a CDS encoding class I fructose-bisphosphate aldolase, with product MATRIEELLGSEAQSLLTYSVDGVKKDSLHLPGPDFLDRVWTQSDRPMAVINSLQRMYNTGRLAGTGYVSLFPVDQGIEHSAAASFAPNPLFFDPEGIIRLAVEGGCNGVASTLGVLGIMSRKYAHKIPFIVKLNHNEFLSYPNKFDQIEFATVQQAYDLGAAGVGATIYFGSDESGRQIQEVRKMFEAAHKLGLFTVLWCYTRNPAFKKEVDYHLSADLTGQANHLGVTIEADIIKQKMPENNGGYNAVNFGKTHKRVYGELVKEHPIDWTRWQVVNCYMGRCGLINSGGAAGNNDLADAVKTAVINKRAGGMGLISGRKAFQKPFKDGVELLNAIQDVYLDQSITVA from the coding sequence ATGGCGACTCGCATTGAGGAGTTGCTGGGCAGCGAAGCCCAATCACTCTTAACGTATTCCGTGGACGGTGTCAAGAAGGATAGTTTGCATCTACCGGGCCCGGATTTTCTGGATCGCGTTTGGACGCAATCTGATCGCCCGATGGCGGTCATCAACAGCCTGCAACGTATGTATAATACGGGCCGCCTGGCGGGAACCGGTTATGTGTCACTGTTCCCGGTGGATCAAGGTATTGAGCACAGCGCCGCCGCGTCGTTTGCGCCGAATCCGCTGTTCTTCGATCCCGAAGGCATCATCAGGCTCGCGGTTGAAGGCGGCTGCAACGGCGTGGCTTCGACCCTCGGCGTCTTGGGGATCATGAGCCGCAAGTACGCGCACAAAATTCCTTTCATCGTCAAGCTCAATCACAACGAATTCCTGAGCTACCCGAACAAATTCGACCAGATCGAATTCGCCACGGTACAGCAAGCGTATGACCTGGGCGCGGCGGGTGTCGGAGCGACGATCTACTTCGGGTCGGACGAGAGTGGCCGCCAGATTCAGGAAGTACGCAAGATGTTTGAAGCGGCACACAAGCTCGGACTGTTCACCGTCCTGTGGTGCTACACGCGCAACCCGGCGTTCAAAAAGGAAGTAGACTATCACCTTTCCGCGGACTTAACCGGGCAGGCCAATCACCTCGGCGTAACGATTGAAGCGGACATCATCAAGCAGAAGATGCCGGAAAATAACGGCGGCTACAACGCCGTCAACTTCGGCAAGACGCATAAGCGTGTGTACGGCGAGTTGGTCAAGGAGCATCCGATTGATTGGACGCGCTGGCAGGTTGTGAATTGCTACATGGGCCGCTGCGGCTTGATCAACTCAGGCGGCGCCGCCGGGAATAACGACCTCGCCGACGCGGTAAAGACTGCCGTGATTAACAAGCGGGCCGGAGGCATGGGTTTGATTAGCGGCCGCAAGGCATTCCAGAAACCGTTTAAGGATGGCGTTGAACTTCTCAACGCAATTCAGGATGTTTATCTGGACCAGAGCATCACGGTGGCCTGA
- a CDS encoding (2Fe-2S) ferredoxin domain-containing protein: MSRYIYHVFVCENRRPEDDPKGCCASKGGADILQLLRDKVKAAGLNSKIRINSSGCLANCARGASVVVYPDAVWYSFVNAEDCDEIFERHLLAGKPVTRLLDPMFHADRTKAGGTM, from the coding sequence ATGTCCCGCTACATCTATCATGTCTTTGTCTGCGAGAACCGGCGTCCCGAGGACGACCCGAAGGGCTGTTGCGCCTCAAAAGGTGGCGCCGATATACTACAGCTTTTACGTGACAAGGTCAAAGCGGCAGGCCTGAACTCCAAGATCCGGATCAATAGCTCGGGTTGCTTAGCGAATTGCGCCAGGGGTGCATCGGTGGTCGTTTATCCCGATGCAGTGTGGTATTCGTTTGTGAACGCGGAGGACTGCGACGAGATATTTGAACGGCATCTGCTGGCCGGTAAACCGGTGACGAGATTACTCGACCCGATGTTTCATGCGGATCGTACAAAGGCGGGAGGCACGATGTGA
- a CDS encoding methylmalonyl-CoA mutase, giving the protein MTPLEKLLAARRRWEADFSGKGGPGNGRKFVTTSSMEIPPLSWTEDPSQAEQYMSKLGFPGQYPYTRGVHASMYRGKWWTMRQFSGFATPEETNQRYRYILEQGGDGLSVAFDLPTLMGRDPDSEWSLGEVGKCGVSVASLEDAEILFKDIPLGQITTSMTINAPAAIIWAFYIAAAEKQGWKRSELGGTLQNDILKEYIAQKEFIYPPKPSLKLVVDTIEFATREMPKFNPVSISGYHIREAGSTAIQELAFTLADGFTYVEAALERGLAVDEFAPRLSHFFNSHLDFFEEIGKFRAARRIWAQRMKEKYGAQNERSLLCRFHTQTAGCSLQAQQPEVNLIRTATEALAAVLGGTQSLHTNSMDETLALPSEKAVTLAMRTQQVLKHEVLAGAPIDPLGGSYFVEWMTDKMEDGANQYFDRIDAMGGVVAAIEGGFFQRELARAAQVYQSEFDKGERVLVGVNRYVHADEQIDIPILDISEEQCRTQQVNKLNALRRRRDGRAVQECLDNIKLAADKDLNLMPHLIAGAHAYCTLGEMVDTLKEVYSEYEEPVAF; this is encoded by the coding sequence ATGACACCGCTGGAAAAATTGCTGGCTGCCCGCCGCCGCTGGGAGGCCGACTTCTCGGGCAAAGGTGGACCGGGTAACGGCCGGAAGTTCGTGACGACTTCGAGCATGGAGATACCTCCTCTGTCATGGACGGAGGATCCGTCACAGGCTGAGCAGTACATGTCCAAGCTCGGTTTTCCGGGTCAGTATCCCTATACTCGCGGCGTCCATGCCAGCATGTACCGTGGTAAGTGGTGGACCATGCGCCAATTTAGCGGATTTGCCACTCCAGAAGAGACCAACCAGCGTTACCGCTACATTCTCGAACAGGGCGGCGACGGCCTATCGGTGGCTTTTGATCTGCCGACCTTAATGGGTCGGGACCCGGACTCGGAGTGGTCGCTCGGTGAGGTTGGAAAGTGCGGTGTTTCGGTGGCTTCGCTGGAAGATGCGGAGATTCTGTTTAAGGACATCCCGTTAGGCCAGATCACGACATCCATGACGATCAACGCCCCGGCCGCGATCATCTGGGCCTTTTATATCGCGGCCGCCGAGAAGCAGGGCTGGAAACGGTCGGAGCTGGGCGGAACGCTGCAGAACGATATTCTGAAAGAGTATATCGCTCAGAAGGAATTCATCTACCCGCCAAAGCCATCGTTGAAACTGGTGGTGGATACCATTGAATTCGCGACGCGCGAAATGCCGAAATTCAACCCGGTCTCGATTTCCGGCTACCACATCCGCGAGGCTGGTTCGACGGCCATCCAGGAATTGGCGTTTACGTTGGCGGACGGATTTACGTATGTTGAAGCCGCGTTGGAGCGCGGGCTCGCGGTGGACGAGTTCGCCCCGCGGCTGTCGCACTTTTTCAACTCCCATCTGGACTTCTTCGAAGAGATTGGGAAATTTCGCGCCGCCCGCCGAATTTGGGCCCAGCGGATGAAGGAAAAGTACGGTGCACAGAACGAACGTTCGCTCCTTTGCCGTTTCCATACTCAAACTGCGGGTTGCAGTTTGCAAGCGCAACAACCGGAAGTTAACCTGATTCGTACCGCCACCGAGGCCCTGGCGGCCGTGTTGGGCGGCACTCAGAGCCTGCACACGAACTCCATGGACGAGACGCTCGCGCTTCCGAGCGAAAAGGCCGTGACCTTAGCCATGCGGACGCAGCAGGTTCTCAAGCACGAGGTCCTCGCCGGTGCGCCGATAGACCCGTTAGGCGGCAGCTACTTCGTGGAGTGGATGACCGACAAAATGGAAGACGGTGCCAACCAGTATTTTGATCGCATTGACGCCATGGGCGGTGTCGTTGCGGCCATCGAAGGTGGCTTTTTCCAGCGGGAATTGGCCCGGGCCGCGCAAGTCTATCAATCAGAATTCGACAAAGGCGAACGCGTCCTCGTCGGGGTCAACCGCTATGTGCATGCCGACGAGCAGATTGATATTCCGATCCTTGATATTTCGGAGGAACAGTGTCGCACGCAGCAGGTAAACAAGCTGAATGCCCTCCGCCGCCGGCGGGATGGCCGGGCGGTGCAAGAGTGCCTCGACAATATCAAACTCGCGGCCGACAAG